The following proteins are co-located in the Marinomonas profundi genome:
- a CDS encoding putative bifunctional diguanylate cyclase/phosphodiesterase, protein MKEAEFTQPSAIILSLVAFLIIASCGIYWTQSSVNAVVSQQLSILSDLSRTQASALERRLSSAFTSAQIIAYEVEYNNGNIEWFDHYADRLIQSIGGIENLQLAPNGIIETIYPLKGNEAAIGLDIISTPRFNESAMLAIENRRLFVVGPVELAQGGVGVISRAPVFLYRDTQRELFWGFVSAMIYLDNLLETTQLKRFEKEGYQYQLTRMHVDDKQIISLFSSAAPLTSFQVSTDLILPVGTWTLNVSRDLDKPLEQRRLSGYLVSFVVAFLLAISMYAILIQPLRLRTLVKAKTAELQDLAYKDPLTGLPNRRFLQDSLPAILINNQRRNRISAFIYFDLDNFKRINDTIGHDVGDQALIIVANRLSKLKSISDLVVRLGGDEFGILLGDIVDHQAAENHANRILSSIRTPVILNDRQYTLSTSLGIAMIPEHGHDLVTIMQYADMALYQAKSQGKNQYSFYTERMKISTHSRVKAEEDLTQALQRNEFELYFQPQFNLHTNQVFGAEALIRWNHPEQGLIFPNDFIPLAESTGKIIELGHWILENSIAYLAKRKLEGRPDILLHINLASAQLADPCFVILVQKLLAKYQVSAHLIGFEITETSILEDVHLARTLLQTLKDMGICIAIDDFGTGYSSLSQLKNLPVDLLKIDRSFVMDLERDPDDRKIVEAIIAMAHKLNIKVLAEGIETREQWTMLEAFQCDFGQGYYISKAVTEKEFNQGQPINH, encoded by the coding sequence TTGAAAGAAGCCGAGTTTACGCAGCCCTCTGCCATCATTCTCTCTCTGGTTGCATTTTTAATCATTGCATCGTGTGGCATTTACTGGACCCAGTCCTCTGTTAATGCTGTGGTCAGCCAACAATTGTCTATTTTGAGCGACCTATCCCGCACACAAGCCTCCGCTTTAGAACGTCGTTTATCTTCTGCATTTACCTCCGCTCAGATTATTGCTTATGAGGTTGAGTACAATAATGGCAATATAGAATGGTTTGATCACTACGCGGATCGATTGATTCAGTCGATTGGCGGCATTGAAAACTTGCAACTTGCTCCAAACGGCATTATCGAGACCATTTACCCACTCAAAGGTAATGAAGCCGCTATCGGCCTCGATATTATTTCAACGCCTCGCTTTAATGAAAGTGCAATGTTGGCCATCGAAAACCGTCGTCTATTTGTCGTTGGCCCTGTTGAACTCGCGCAAGGCGGTGTCGGCGTTATTAGCCGAGCCCCGGTTTTTTTATACAGAGACACACAACGAGAGTTATTCTGGGGATTTGTTTCAGCAATGATTTATTTGGATAACTTACTAGAAACCACCCAATTAAAACGATTCGAAAAAGAAGGCTACCAATACCAGCTAACCAGAATGCACGTCGACGATAAGCAAATCATCAGCCTGTTTTCTTCTGCCGCCCCTCTTACCAGCTTTCAAGTCTCCACAGACCTTATCCTTCCTGTAGGGACATGGACATTGAATGTTAGTCGCGACTTGGATAAACCATTAGAACAGCGGCGACTATCAGGGTATCTCGTTTCCTTTGTGGTTGCTTTTTTATTGGCAATTTCTATGTACGCCATACTCATCCAACCCTTACGCCTTAGAACGCTAGTCAAGGCAAAAACGGCCGAGCTTCAAGATCTGGCTTACAAAGACCCTTTAACAGGCTTACCAAACCGTCGTTTTTTGCAAGACAGCTTGCCAGCCATATTGATTAACAATCAACGGCGAAACCGCATTTCTGCTTTCATCTATTTTGATCTTGATAATTTTAAGCGTATTAATGACACCATAGGACACGATGTTGGCGATCAGGCACTTATCATTGTTGCCAATCGGCTCAGTAAATTAAAAAGCATTTCCGATTTAGTCGTGCGTTTGGGCGGCGATGAGTTTGGTATCTTGCTTGGCGATATTGTGGATCACCAAGCAGCCGAGAATCATGCCAATAGAATATTAAGCAGTATTCGCACTCCTGTTATATTAAACGATAGACAATACACGCTAAGCACATCCCTTGGGATTGCGATGATTCCAGAGCATGGCCATGACCTTGTAACCATCATGCAATATGCAGACATGGCGCTCTATCAGGCCAAATCCCAAGGTAAAAACCAATATTCATTCTATACAGAAAGAATGAAAATCAGCACACACAGTCGTGTCAAAGCCGAAGAAGACTTGACACAAGCGTTACAAAGAAATGAATTTGAACTCTACTTTCAACCTCAGTTTAACCTACACACCAATCAAGTATTTGGTGCCGAAGCCCTTATTCGATGGAATCACCCAGAACAAGGTCTGATATTCCCCAATGACTTTATTCCGCTGGCAGAAAGCACAGGCAAAATCATAGAGTTAGGCCATTGGATTCTAGAAAACAGCATCGCCTATCTAGCAAAACGTAAATTAGAAGGTCGACCTGATATTTTACTGCACATTAACCTAGCCTCGGCTCAACTCGCAGACCCTTGTTTCGTCATCCTAGTTCAAAAATTACTCGCAAAGTATCAAGTATCCGCCCACTTAATTGGCTTTGAGATCACAGAGACCTCAATACTTGAAGACGTTCATCTTGCTAGAACCCTATTACAAACGCTCAAAGACATGGGGATTTGCATTGCAATAGACGACTTTGGAACCGGCTACTCGTCCTTGTCCCAACTAAAAAATCTCCCCGTGGACTTATTAAAAATTGACCGTAGTTTTGTCATGGATTTGGAGCGAGACCCAGATGACCGCAAAATTGTCGAAGCCATCATTGCCATGGCGCACAAACTCAACATAAAAGTACTCGCAGAAGGCATCGAAACGCGAGAGCAGTGGACAATGCTGGAAGCATTTCAATGCGACTTTGGACAAGGTTATTACATTAGCAAAGCCGTAACAGAAAAAGAGTTCAACCAAGGACAACCTATCAACCACTGA
- the abiEi gene encoding type IV toxin-antitoxin system AbiEi family antitoxin translates to MRRKEKLLSVLSHTTKAGGGVHTATEIAFMLGEKHTPAFTKFLTDCVRQGVLRRVAAGIFESTITPPDGSTAIYKVVNKLRGDVLNYISLESQLSYTGDISQIVMDRLTVMTKGRSGIFPTPYGVIEFTHTKKTIETIAPNIYFDSDIKMYRAKTTQALIDLKNCNRNLHMLEA, encoded by the coding sequence ATGAGAAGAAAAGAAAAATTACTGTCCGTACTATCTCACACTACTAAAGCTGGTGGAGGTGTTCATACGGCTACAGAGATAGCATTTATGCTCGGCGAAAAACATACACCTGCTTTTACAAAGTTTCTTACAGATTGCGTACGACAAGGTGTGTTACGAAGAGTTGCAGCGGGTATTTTTGAAAGTACCATTACTCCTCCAGATGGATCCACGGCAATTTACAAGGTTGTAAATAAGCTCAGAGGAGACGTACTTAACTATATCAGCCTAGAGAGCCAACTTAGCTATACAGGCGATATTTCGCAAATTGTTATGGACAGACTCACTGTGATGACAAAAGGTAGAAGTGGTATTTTTCCGACACCTTATGGCGTCATTGAGTTTACACATACAAAAAAAACGATCGAGACAATCGCTCCTAATATTTATTTCGATTCAGATATAAAAATGTATCGGGCCAAAACAACCCAAGCTCTTATTGATTTAAAAAACTGTAATCGAAATCTGCACATGCTGGAGGCATAA
- a CDS encoding nucleotidyl transferase AbiEii/AbiGii toxin family protein translates to MLKEVIKQIVNTNPEYAGITPVIEKEILHHDIMAVMVKQGVMQSLTFIGGTSLRLCHNSSRLSEDLDFNGGYDFKPDDFDGLEVEIQKYIQKKYETEVWVNKPNQDKQGDTSSWKISIEKEANRPDLPRQKMHIDICAIPSFDIERRPLINHYDVVVPTEGLLIPVQSLEETLADKFIALAYRSRRIKPRDVWDILWIKQRGIDVSIELISKKLAAREKTKANFIESLTLQVEKLLNEEEVKADFNNEMSRFIPSQIKQRTIDNPEYWQYVQLEIKSMTDPILRPDLQTKKFDMGL, encoded by the coding sequence ATGCTCAAAGAAGTCATAAAGCAAATTGTTAACACCAATCCTGAGTATGCAGGGATAACACCTGTTATAGAAAAAGAAATATTGCACCATGATATTATGGCGGTCATGGTAAAACAGGGGGTTATGCAATCACTAACTTTTATTGGCGGCACATCACTTCGCTTATGCCACAACAGCTCTCGATTGTCTGAGGATTTAGACTTTAATGGAGGGTATGACTTTAAACCTGATGACTTTGATGGTTTGGAAGTCGAGATTCAAAAGTACATACAAAAAAAATATGAAACAGAAGTCTGGGTAAATAAGCCGAACCAAGACAAACAAGGAGACACATCTTCTTGGAAAATTAGTATCGAAAAAGAAGCCAACCGCCCTGATCTACCACGTCAAAAAATGCATATCGACATTTGTGCTATCCCTTCTTTCGACATTGAGAGAAGACCACTGATCAATCATTACGATGTCGTCGTTCCAACAGAAGGACTTTTGATACCAGTACAGTCGTTAGAAGAAACCTTGGCAGATAAATTCATTGCTCTAGCATACCGTTCCAGACGTATTAAACCTCGTGATGTTTGGGATATTCTTTGGATCAAGCAAAGAGGTATTGACGTATCCATAGAGCTGATCAGCAAAAAACTTGCGGCAAGAGAAAAAACAAAAGCTAACTTCATAGAGTCGCTTACCCTTCAGGTCGAAAAATTACTGAACGAAGAAGAGGTAAAAGCTGACTTTAACAATGAAATGAGCCGTTTCATTCCAAGCCAAATTAAACAGCGAACAATTGATAATCCAGAATATTGGCAATACGTGCAACTTGAAATTAAAAGCATGACAGACCCCATACTCAGACCTGATTTACAGACAAAGAAATTTGATATGGGACTTTAA
- a CDS encoding group II intron maturase-specific domain-containing protein: METSRQQANLILNINPVIRGWAMYHRHIVSKARFTWIDHQIWRILWRWAVRRHAMKGAKWVKKKYFHVEGARHWVFASDDRINGISQRLRLFSASTVLIVRHIKIRSAVNPYNPTWNAYLERRHRSISPL, encoded by the coding sequence ATGGAAACAAGTCGGCAACAGGCGAACCTGATTCTGAATATCAATCCGGTAATCCGAGGTTGGGCGATGTATCACCGCCATATTGTGTCTAAGGCTCGTTTTACATGGATTGACCATCAAATTTGGCGAATTCTGTGGCGATGGGCTGTGCGTAGGCACGCCATGAAAGGTGCGAAATGGGTAAAGAAAAAATACTTCCATGTTGAAGGGGCAAGACACTGGGTGTTTGCGTCTGATGATCGGATTAATGGCATAAGCCAACGGTTGCGGCTGTTTTCAGCATCGACCGTTCTGATCGTAAGGCACATTAAAATACGTAGTGCAGTGAATCCCTACAATCCGACATGGAACGCTTATTTGGAGCGCCGCCATCGATCGATTTCCCCATTGTGA
- the ltrA gene encoding group II intron reverse transcriptase/maturase has translation MTASAISAKTPVSGVGAPSHAELIWLWADWCHIEKDVRRLQVRIAKATQEGRWGKVKALQRLLTRSFYSKMLAVKRVTENRGKRTPGIDGKIWSTPAAKSKGALTLKHRGYQPQPLRRIYIPKSNGKKRPLGIPTMRDRAMQSLWKLALEPVAETQADPNSYGFRPERSTADAIAHCFNALAKRTSATWVLEGDIRGCFDNISHDWLLRNITMDKVVLRKWLEAGYVEKGALFATEAGTPQGGIISPVLANLTLDGLEQAVNISVSPKDTPRRPFKIHVVRYADDFIVTGASKEVLQHQVRPAIEVFLKARGLELSDEKTRITHIAQGFDFLGQNIRKYSGKLLITPARKSVKALLDKVRKIVNGNKSATGEPDSEYQSGNPRLGDVSPPYCV, from the coding sequence ATGACAGCATCGGCAATCAGCGCGAAGACGCCGGTCTCAGGTGTGGGTGCACCTTCGCACGCAGAATTGATATGGCTCTGGGCAGACTGGTGTCATATCGAGAAAGACGTGAGGCGACTCCAAGTGCGTATCGCTAAAGCAACACAGGAAGGTAGATGGGGCAAAGTGAAAGCCTTGCAGCGCCTACTAACCCGCTCCTTTTACAGCAAAATGCTTGCTGTAAAACGGGTGACGGAAAATCGAGGTAAAAGAACACCGGGGATCGACGGCAAGATATGGTCGACTCCGGCCGCCAAATCAAAGGGAGCACTCACGTTAAAGCATCGCGGCTATCAACCGCAACCGCTAAGACGTATCTACATACCCAAGAGCAATGGAAAGAAGCGTCCTCTTGGGATACCGACAATGCGAGACAGAGCGATGCAATCCTTATGGAAATTAGCGCTGGAACCTGTTGCAGAGACCCAAGCAGACCCGAACTCCTATGGTTTTAGGCCCGAGCGTTCAACGGCAGACGCCATCGCACATTGTTTCAATGCACTCGCAAAGCGAACATCCGCTACGTGGGTGCTGGAGGGCGACATTCGCGGCTGTTTCGACAACATCAGTCACGATTGGCTGCTCAGAAACATCACCATGGATAAAGTCGTGCTGCGTAAATGGCTTGAAGCAGGGTATGTAGAGAAAGGAGCCTTATTCGCTACCGAGGCCGGTACGCCGCAAGGCGGAATCATCTCCCCGGTACTGGCGAATTTGACGTTGGATGGGCTAGAGCAGGCAGTTAATATAAGCGTGTCTCCAAAAGATACACCACGACGCCCGTTTAAAATCCACGTCGTGAGATATGCTGATGACTTCATCGTGACAGGGGCTTCGAAAGAGGTCTTGCAGCACCAAGTTCGCCCGGCAATTGAGGTATTCTTAAAGGCACGGGGCTTGGAGCTTTCAGACGAAAAGACTAGGATCACGCATATCGCACAAGGTTTCGATTTTCTGGGCCAAAATATACGTAAGTATTCGGGCAAGCTACTGATTACCCCTGCCCGTAAAAGCGTGAAGGCGCTTTTAGATAAGGTCCGGAAAATAGTGAATGGAAACAAGTCGGCAACAGGCGAACCTGATTCTGAATATCAATCCGGTAATCCGAGGTTGGGCGATGTATCACCGCCATATTGTGTCTAA